DNA from Thermoleophilum album:
GGGATCGTGCACGTTCCGATTGGCAAGCTGAGCTTCCACGAACGTGCCCTGCTCGAGAACTACGCAGCGGTGATCGAAGAGATCATGCGCGCTAAGCCGGCAGCGGCGAAGGGCCGCTATATCCGCTCGATCACCATCGCGCCGACGATGGGACCGGGTATCAAGGTCGATCCGACGCGGACCCGCGACATCGTCGAGGAGGTGGCAGCCGCGGCGGCGTGAGGGACGCGCACTTGACGGCCGCCGCTCGCGCGGCCCCTCGCCGATGACCTCCGGCGCCCGAAGCGGGCGTAAGTCCGGAGCAGGCGGGTCCGAGATGGAGCCTCCTCAGTGAGCGCTTTCCGTGGCCCGCCTCGGCGGGCCGCAACGCTTGTGGAGGAGGTTTCGGATGGGTCTTACAAGACAGGACAAGGAAAAGGTCGTAGAAGAGGTAGCGGCTCAGCTCGCCGAGAGCCAGGCGGTCTTCGCAGTTGACTACCGCGGTATCACAGTCGCGCAGGCCCAGGAGCTGCGCACCAAGCTGGCGGACGCGGGCGCACGGTTTCGTGTTACCAAGAACACGCTCGCACGCCTAGCCGCCGAGCGAGCCGGCCGCGAAGCGCTCAAAGAGGTCCTTGTTGGGCCCACCGCTCTTACCTTCGTTGCTCCGGATGGTGACCCGGTTCTCGCCGCCAAGGCGATCGCAACCTTCCGGCGCGAGCACGACGTGCTCGAGCCGAAAGGAGGCCTGCTCGGCGAAGCGGTCGTCGATGCCGCTGAGCTGGCGCGTCTGGCCGCACTGCCCGGCCGAGAACAGCTCGTGGCACAGCTGGTTGGGCTTGTCGCAATGCCTCTGACCGGCGTGGCGCGCGGGCTGGGTCAACTGCTCGGCGGGCTCGCAGTCCAGCTCGAGCAAATTCGCGAGCGCGGGCTCATCGGGGGCGCGGAGGCCGGCGACGCCGCTGCCGGCGGCGAGGACTAATTCTCGTCCCGGTTCGCAAGGGTCCCGTAGCTCACAAGGTTTGAGGCAAGCATCGAGATCAGGAGGAAGCACAAGTGGCTAAGAAGCTGACCACCGAGGAATGGATCGAGGAGCTCAAGAGCATCTCCGTGCTCGAACTCGCCGAGCGCATTAAGGCGCTCGAAGAGGAGTTCGGAGTTTCCGCAACTGCCGTCGCCGCCGCGGCTCCCGTGGCGGCTGCCGGTGCGCCCGGTGGGGACGGTGCGGCAGCCGAGGAGGAGCCATCCACGGTCGACGTGATCCTCACTAACGCGGGCGACAAGAAGATCCAGGTGATCAAGGTTGTTCGCGCCGCAACCGGTCTCGGTCTCAAGGAAGCGAAGGCGCTGGTCGACGAGGCTCCCAAGCCGATCAAGGAGGGCGTCGACCGCGAGGAGGCCGAAAAGCTCAAGAAGGAGCTTGAAGAGGCCGGAGCAACCGTCGAGCTCAAGTAGCTCGAGCTGGTTGCCAACCAGCCCTCGCTTCCGCGCCCTCAGTCACTGGGCGGGGTCGAGGCGTGAACCGCTAATCTTCCCAGCGGCCTATAGACGCAGCCGTTCCGAGAAGGGGTGCAGTCTTCACCACCGCGGACGGGGTCCGTGATGGCCGCCGGGCAGGCCGCCCGGCCGGGCGGGTCTTGCGCCAAGCCGCCCGAACTTGATAGGCTGGTGGGTCGCGCCTTGCGCCCGCTCCGCTGTCCCAAAGTCCGCCGATAAACCGACCTCGGAGGGAGTCGTCGCTTTGTCACGCGCCAACGCCACTCGGGTTCGTCGCAGCTTCTCGCGTCTCGACCACACCCTGGAGCTTCCGAACCTGATCGATATCCAGCGACGATCCTTCGAGTGGCTCGTTGACCCCGAAAACGGCGGGCTTCGCGAGGCGATCGACGACATTTCGCCGATCGAGGACTACTCCGGAAACCTCGCGGTCGTCTTCGAGTCGATCGAGTTCGGCGAGCCGAGCGCCTCGATCGCCGAGTGCCGGGAGAAAGACCTCACCTACTCGCGTCCGCTGAACGTCCAGGTCGCTTTCCAAAATCGCGAAACCGGCGAGATCCGCCAGCAGTCGGTGTTCATGGGGGACTTCCCGTGGATGACCGACTGGGGCACGTTCATCATCAACGGCACCGAGCGCGTGATCGTCACCCAGCTCGTGCGCTCGCCCGGCGCCTACGTGATGGCACCGAAGGACCGCGAGAAGCAGGTCTTCGTTGCCAACATCATGCCTCATCACGGCTCTTGGCTGGAGGTCGAGATCGACAAGAAAGGGCGTGTATACGCCCGCATCGACCGCAAGCGCAAGCTGCCGATCACCGTCCTCCTGCGCGCCATGGGCGAGTACATGCGTCGGGACTTCCCGGATTGGACGGGTTCCGACGAGGACATCCTGCGGCTCTTCGACAACTCGCTGTACATCCGTCTCACGCTGGAGGCTGACACCGAGCTCACGAAGACCGAGGAAGGGGCGCTGATCGAGCTCTTCCGCAAGCAGCGCCCGGGCGAACCCCCCTCGGTCGAGGGAGCGCGCAACCTTCTGCACACCCTCTTCTTCGATCCGCGGCGCTACGACCTGACGCGCGTTGGGCGGTACAAGCTCAACTCCCGGCTCCAACTTGACGAGCCGTTGGACACGCGGGTACTCACGCCGCGCGACATCGTCGCGCTGGTCAAGGAGCTTGTGAGTTTGCCCCGCGATCTCGGCATCCCCGAGAGTGGGCTCGACGAGCACGGCGAGCCGATCAAGGACTTTGCGCTTGAGGCGCAATCGCTCCCGCAGGAGCCGATCGCCGATCGCCTCGACGAGTACGAACACTTCGGCAACCGGCGCGTGCGCACGGTCGGTGAGCTCATCAAGGACGCTTTCCGCACCGGTCTCTCGCGCATGGAACGCAACGTTCGCGAGCGTCTCACAAGCGAGGACGCCGACACCATCACGCCGCAGACGATCATCAACATTCGGCCGGTGGTGGGGGCCCTCAAGGAGTTCTTCGGCTCCCACCAGCTCAGCCAGTTCATGGACCAGACGAACTCGCTGGCTGGCCTCACCCATCGACGACGGCTATCGGCGCTTGGCAGCGGTGGTCTGACGCGTGAACGGGCGCCGATCGAGGTGCGCGACGTACACCCCACGCACTACGGTCGGATGTGCCCGATCGAGACCCCAGAGGGCCCGAACATCGGCTTGATCGGGTCGCTTTCGACCTACGCCCAGGTGTCCGAGTTCGGCTTCGTGACGACGCCCTACCGGGTCGTCCGCGACGGCGTCGTCACGGACGAGATCGTTCATCTCGACGCGACGCAAGAGGAAGACAAGGTCATCGCCCAGGCGAACGCGGCGATCGACCCCAAGACGCGCAAGCTCAAGGGGCCGTCGGTGGAGTGCCGCTCCCGTGACGGCGAGCTGGTGCTGGCCGATCCGAGCGAGGTCGACCTGATGGATGTCTCGCCGAACCAAATTTGGTCGGTCTCGACCGCGCTGATCCCGTTCCTCGAGCACGACGACGCCAACCGCGCGCTGATGGGCTCGAACATGCAACGCCAGGCAGTGCCGCTGCTGCGTACCGAGCCGCCGCTAATCGGCACGGGGATGGAGCGCCGGGCGGCAATCGATTCCGGTGACGTGGTTTTGGCACGGCGGGCCGGCACGGTCACGTACGTCGATGCCGAGCGCATCGTGGTCGAGGCCGACGAGGGCGGCACCGACGAGTACCTGCTGCACAAGTTCATGCGCTCCAACCAGGGCACCCTGATCCATCAGAAGCCCACGGTCGAGAGCGGACAAAAGGTCGCAGCCGGCGACGTTCTGGCCGACGGCTCCTCGACCAACCAAGGCGAGCTCGCGCTCGGCAAGAACGTGCTGGTCGCCTTCATGTCCTGGGAGGGCTACAACTTCGAGGACGCGATCATCATTTCCGAGCGCCTCGTCAAGGAGGACGTCCTCACCTCGATCCACATCGAGGAGTACGAGATCGACGCGCGCACAACGAAGCTCGGCGACGAGGAGATCACGCGCGACATACCGAACCGCTCGGAGGAGTCGCTTCGCAACCTCGACGAGCGGGGCATCGTGCGGATCGGCGCCGAGGTCGGGTCGGGCGACCTCCTCGTCGGCAAGGTCACCCCGAAGGGCGAGACCGAGCTCACCGCCGAGGAGAAGCTGATCCGAGCGATCTTCAAGGAAAAGGCGCGCGAAGTCCGCGACACGTCGCTCAAAGTTCCGCACGGCGAGGGCGGCGTCGTCATCGACGTCAAGGTCTTCTCTCGCGACAACGACGACGATCTGCCGCCCGGCGTCAACGAGCTAGTGCGCGTTTACGTCGCCAAGAAGCGGAAGATCGCGGAAGGCGACAAGCTTGCCGGTCGTCACGGCAACAAGGGCGTAATCGCGAAGATCGTGCCCGAGGCCGATATGCCGTTCCTCGAAGACGGTACGCCGGTCGACATCATCCTCAACCCGCTGGGCGTGCCGAGCCGAATGAACCTCGGCCAGATCCTTGAGACTCATCTCGGGTGGGTGGCCGCCAACGGCTGGTACGACGACGGGTCGGAGGCGTACAAGCGAGCCCAAGAGAACGGCGGTCGGGTCTACGTTTCGTCGCCAGTTTTCGACGGCGCCCGCGTTGAGGACGTCGACGAGGCGCTCTGCCGCTGGGCCGAGGAGCACGGCAAGGAGCGCGGCATCAACCTCGAGATCGACCGCAGCGCCCGTCCGGGTATGCGCTGCTCGGGCAAGGTCACCCTCTACAACGGCCGCACCGGGGAGCCCTTCGAGGAGAAGGTCACGGTCGGCTACATGTACATCCTCAAGTTGCTGCACCTGGTGGATGACAAGATCCACGCACGCAGCACCGGGCCCTACTCGCTCGTCACGCAGCAGCCTCTCGGCGGTAAGGCGCAGTTCGGCGGGCAGCGCTTCGGCGAGATGGAGGTCTGGGCGCTCGAGGCCTACGGCTCGGCCTACACGCTCCAGGAGATGCTCACGATCAAGTCCGACGACACCGTCGGGCGGGTCAAGGCCTACGAGGCGATCGTTAAGGGCGAGAACATCCCCGAGCCGTCGGTGCCGGAGTCGTTCCAGGTGCTGCTGCGGGAGATGAAGTCGCTGGCCCTCGACGTTGAGGTTCTGAGCGAGGAGGGGGACGGCCTCGACCTACGCGACGACGAGGACGACCTGCTCCGTGCGGCAGAGGAGCTCGGTATCGACCTATCGGGAGTTCGGGCTCGTGGCGAGGAAGCCGCCGACGAATCGGAGGACACGCTGGAGCTCGAAGGCGAAGGCGGTCAGACCGATGAGTCGCCGGCGGAGCAGGATGCCGAGTACGTCGAGGGCGAGTCGTAGCGCCGTCGTCGGCAGCACAGGCCAGTGACTAAGTCGCAAGCGGTCGGGAAAGCGTTGAGCGCGAGCAGCGAGGAGCGCAAGAGCAAGTGATCGACATCAACAACTTCGACGCAATCAAGATCGGTCTCGCTTCGTCGAAGCAGATCCGGGCTTGGTCGCACGGCGAAGTAACCAAGCCGGAGACCATCAACTACCGCACGCTCAAGCCCGAGCGCGACGGCCTCTTCTGCGAGCGCATCCTTGGTCCAACGAAGGACTGGGAGTGCTACTGCGGGAAGTACAAGCGCGTCCGCTACAAGGGGATCGTTTGCGAGCGCTGCGGCGTCGAGGTCACCCGGTCGAAGGTTCGCCGCGAGCGCATGGGGCACATCGACCTCGCTGCGCCGGTCTCCCACATCTGGTTCTTCAAGGGTGTCCCAAGCCGCATCGGCTATCTGCTCGACATTGCGCCGAAGGAGCTCGAGAAGGTCCTCTACTTCGCTGCGTCGATCGTCACCTACGTCGACGAAGAAGCGCGCCAGAAGGATCTTCCGAAGCTCGAAAAAGAGGTCCAGGCGCAGCTCGACGCGTACGAGGCCGAGCGCGAGGAGCGCATTCAGGAGCTCAAGGAGTCGCTCGAGAGGCGCATCGAATACCTGCGCACGGGCTCACAGGAAGGCTTCTCCGACGAAGATCTGCTTTGGCTCGACACCCTCGATGTCAAGGTTCAAAAGCTGAGCGACGAAGAGCGCGAGAAGCTCGAGCGCGAAGTCCGCAAGCTGATCGAGTCGGAGATCCGCGACACCGAGGCCTACATCGAGGACGCTTGCGAACGCCTGCGTCAGGTCTGGGAGCTTTTCCAAGAGCTCGAGCCGAAGCAGATCATCCCCGACGAGACGCTCTTCCGCGAGCTCAAAGAGCGCTTCGGTTCGCCCTATGGATGGGGTGAGTACTTCCGCGGCGGTATGGGTGCCGAGGCGGTTCGCGACCTGCTCCAGCAGGTCGATCTCGAAGCGCTGCGCGACGAGCTCGAAGAGGAGATTCGTACCTCTAAGGGCCAGAAGCAGAGCCGCGCCGTAAAGCGCCTGAAGGTCGTCTCTGCCTTCCTGAACTCGGACAACAAGCCCGAGTACATGATTCTCGAGGCGATCCCGGTGCTGCCGCCCGATCTGCGGCCGATGGTCCAGCTCGACGGTGGCCGCTTCGCAACCTCGGATCTCAACGATCTCTATCGCCGCGTGATCAACCGCAACAACCGCTTGAAGCGGCTGCTGGACCTTGGCGCGCCGGAGATCATCGTCAACAACGAGAAGCGGATGCTTCAAGAGGCGGTCGATGCGCTGTTCGACAACGGCCGGCGCGGACGCCCGGTTACCGGCCCCGGCAACCGCCCGCTGAAGTCGCTGAGCGACATGCTGAAGGGCAAGCAGGGTCGCTTCCGGCAGAACCTACTGGGCAAGCGCGTCGACTACTCGGGCCGCTCGGTGATCGTGGCCGGTCCCGATCTCAAGATTTGGCAGTGCGGCCTACCCAAGTTGATGGCGCTCGAGCTGTTCAAGCCGTTCGTCATGGCGCGCTTGGTCGAGCGCAAGGCGGTGCAGAACATCAAAGCCGCGAAGAAGCTGGTCGACTCGATGGTCCCCGAGGTCTGGGACGTGCTCGAGGAGGTCATCCAGGAGCACCCCGTACTGCTCAATCGCGCGCCTACCCTGCACCGACTCGGCGTCCAAGCGTTTGAGCCGGTACTGGTCGAAGGCAAGGCGATCCAGGTCCATCCGCTCGTCTGCCAGGCGTTCAACGCGGACTTCGACGGCGACCAGATGGCGGTCCACGTGCCGCTTTCGGCGGAGGCCCAGGCGGAGGCCAGGATCCTCATGCTCTCGGCCAACAACATCCTCTCGCCGGCTCATGGGGCGCCGCTCGCTACCCCGACCCAGGACATGGTCCTCGGGACCTACTACCTGACCTACGGGCCCAGCGAGGAGGAGCTGGCCGAACTCGAGCGGGAGCTCTTCGCCGGCAAGTGGGACACCGACAAGCGCGGACCACGGCCGCACGTCTTCCGCTCGGCGCAGGAGGCGGAGCTCGCCTACGAGGCCGGGGTTGTGACTCTCCACGACCTCGCCGAGTACCGCCAACGCCACCGCGGTCATCACCTGCTCACGACCGTCGGGCGGATCATCTTCAACGAGCGCGTCGAGCGAGCGCTCGAGGAAACGCTGGAAGGCGAGTTCGACCCCGACAGCTACGAGTTCGTCAACCGCACGCTGCGGAAGAAGGACCTCGCCGGGGTCGTGGAGGGTCTGGTCGATCGGCACGGTCCCTACGCGACCGCGCTGGTTCTCGACTCATTCAAGGAGCTCGGTTTCCACTTCGCGACGCAGGCCGGCATCACGATCTCCAAGAACGACTGCGACGTGCCGCCCGACAAGGGCGAGATCCTCGAGCGCTACGAGCGCGAGGTCGAGGAGATCGAGAACCAGTACAACATGGGTCTCATCTCCCAGCAGGAGCGCCACGAGGCGGTCGTCGAGAAGTGGACTCAGGCGACCGAAGAGGTCGGGCAGGCGATGGAGCGGCACCTCGATCCGCTCAACCCGATCTTCATGATGGCCAACTCCGGTGCGCGCGGATCCTTCAAGCAGATCCGCCAGCTCGCCGGCATGCGTGGTCTCATGGCGAACCCGAAGGGCGAGATCATCGAGCGCCCGATCAAGTCCAACTTCCTCGAGGGCTTGTCGGTGCTCGAGTACTTCATCTCGACCCACGGAGCACGCAAGGGTCTCGCCGATACGGCTCTGCGAACCGCGGACTCTGGTTACCTCACCCGCCGTCTCGTCGATGTCGCCCAGGACGTGATCGTGCGCGAGGAGGATTGCGGCAGCGACGAGTACATCGAGGTCCCGTTGCGCGGCGAGGACGGCGAGCTGAACTTGAGCCTGCCCGGTCGCTTCGCCGCCGCGGACATCAAGATCGGCAAAAAGCGCGAGCCACTCGTCGCTGCCGGCGAGCTGATCACGAAGGAGCACGCAAGGCTCCTACTCGAGGCTCATCCAGATGAAAACCCGCGTTTTCCGGTGCGCTCCGTTCTCAAGTGCCGCACCCGCCAGGGTGTTTGCCAGCGCTGCTACGGAGTTGCCCCCGCCACGGGCAAGGTGGTGGCGATCGGTGACGCG
Protein-coding regions in this window:
- the rplL gene encoding 50S ribosomal protein L7/L12 — encoded protein: MTTEEWIEELKSISVLELAERIKALEEEFGVSATAVAAAAPVAAAGAPGGDGAAAEEEPSTVDVILTNAGDKKIQVIKVVRAATGLGLKEAKALVDEAPKPIKEGVDREEAEKLKKELEEAGATVELK
- a CDS encoding DNA-directed RNA polymerase subunit beta', translating into MIDINNFDAIKIGLASSKQIRAWSHGEVTKPETINYRTLKPERDGLFCERILGPTKDWECYCGKYKRVRYKGIVCERCGVEVTRSKVRRERMGHIDLAAPVSHIWFFKGVPSRIGYLLDIAPKELEKVLYFAASIVTYVDEEARQKDLPKLEKEVQAQLDAYEAEREERIQELKESLERRIEYLRTGSQEGFSDEDLLWLDTLDVKVQKLSDEEREKLEREVRKLIESEIRDTEAYIEDACERLRQVWELFQELEPKQIIPDETLFRELKERFGSPYGWGEYFRGGMGAEAVRDLLQQVDLEALRDELEEEIRTSKGQKQSRAVKRLKVVSAFLNSDNKPEYMILEAIPVLPPDLRPMVQLDGGRFATSDLNDLYRRVINRNNRLKRLLDLGAPEIIVNNEKRMLQEAVDALFDNGRRGRPVTGPGNRPLKSLSDMLKGKQGRFRQNLLGKRVDYSGRSVIVAGPDLKIWQCGLPKLMALELFKPFVMARLVERKAVQNIKAAKKLVDSMVPEVWDVLEEVIQEHPVLLNRAPTLHRLGVQAFEPVLVEGKAIQVHPLVCQAFNADFDGDQMAVHVPLSAEAQAEARILMLSANNILSPAHGAPLATPTQDMVLGTYYLTYGPSEEELAELERELFAGKWDTDKRGPRPHVFRSAQEAELAYEAGVVTLHDLAEYRQRHRGHHLLTTVGRIIFNERVERALEETLEGEFDPDSYEFVNRTLRKKDLAGVVEGLVDRHGPYATALVLDSFKELGFHFATQAGITISKNDCDVPPDKGEILERYEREVEEIENQYNMGLISQQERHEAVVEKWTQATEEVGQAMERHLDPLNPIFMMANSGARGSFKQIRQLAGMRGLMANPKGEIIERPIKSNFLEGLSVLEYFISTHGARKGLADTALRTADSGYLTRRLVDVAQDVIVREEDCGSDEYIEVPLRGEDGELNLSLPGRFAAADIKIGKKREPLVAAGELITKEHARLLLEAHPDENPRFPVRSVLKCRTRQGVCQRCYGVAPATGKVVAIGDAIGIIAAQSIGEPGTQLTLRTFHTGGVAGADITQGLPRVVELFEARKPKGMAEVAKVDGTVTIEETERGLRLTVTDTKGNEHSYTFPQRTRLLVEDGAKVRRGQPLTEGSINPHDLLETQGRTAAELYLVEEVQNVYRSQGVDINDKHIEVIVRQMMKKVRIEQKGDSNYLPGQFVDRLEVLEENERLRAEGREPAEFEEVILGITKASLATESWLSAASFQETTKVLTDAALEGKVDRLQGLKENVIIGKLIPAATGLRRYRRLEVEPAEPVRRAEDEFGLLEDSDLAAELGLTDGEIEGFGLGNGDEQVTFGEEIADLGGQGDDDSS
- the rplJ gene encoding 50S ribosomal protein L10; this encodes MGLTRQDKEKVVEEVAAQLAESQAVFAVDYRGITVAQAQELRTKLADAGARFRVTKNTLARLAAERAGREALKEVLVGPTALTFVAPDGDPVLAAKAIATFRREHDVLEPKGGLLGEAVVDAAELARLAALPGREQLVAQLVGLVAMPLTGVARGLGQLLGGLAVQLEQIRERGLIGGAEAGDAAAGGED
- a CDS encoding DNA-directed RNA polymerase subunit beta, producing MSRANATRVRRSFSRLDHTLELPNLIDIQRRSFEWLVDPENGGLREAIDDISPIEDYSGNLAVVFESIEFGEPSASIAECREKDLTYSRPLNVQVAFQNRETGEIRQQSVFMGDFPWMTDWGTFIINGTERVIVTQLVRSPGAYVMAPKDREKQVFVANIMPHHGSWLEVEIDKKGRVYARIDRKRKLPITVLLRAMGEYMRRDFPDWTGSDEDILRLFDNSLYIRLTLEADTELTKTEEGALIELFRKQRPGEPPSVEGARNLLHTLFFDPRRYDLTRVGRYKLNSRLQLDEPLDTRVLTPRDIVALVKELVSLPRDLGIPESGLDEHGEPIKDFALEAQSLPQEPIADRLDEYEHFGNRRVRTVGELIKDAFRTGLSRMERNVRERLTSEDADTITPQTIINIRPVVGALKEFFGSHQLSQFMDQTNSLAGLTHRRRLSALGSGGLTRERAPIEVRDVHPTHYGRMCPIETPEGPNIGLIGSLSTYAQVSEFGFVTTPYRVVRDGVVTDEIVHLDATQEEDKVIAQANAAIDPKTRKLKGPSVECRSRDGELVLADPSEVDLMDVSPNQIWSVSTALIPFLEHDDANRALMGSNMQRQAVPLLRTEPPLIGTGMERRAAIDSGDVVLARRAGTVTYVDAERIVVEADEGGTDEYLLHKFMRSNQGTLIHQKPTVESGQKVAAGDVLADGSSTNQGELALGKNVLVAFMSWEGYNFEDAIIISERLVKEDVLTSIHIEEYEIDARTTKLGDEEITRDIPNRSEESLRNLDERGIVRIGAEVGSGDLLVGKVTPKGETELTAEEKLIRAIFKEKAREVRDTSLKVPHGEGGVVIDVKVFSRDNDDDLPPGVNELVRVYVAKKRKIAEGDKLAGRHGNKGVIAKIVPEADMPFLEDGTPVDIILNPLGVPSRMNLGQILETHLGWVAANGWYDDGSEAYKRAQENGGRVYVSSPVFDGARVEDVDEALCRWAEEHGKERGINLEIDRSARPGMRCSGKVTLYNGRTGEPFEEKVTVGYMYILKLLHLVDDKIHARSTGPYSLVTQQPLGGKAQFGGQRFGEMEVWALEAYGSAYTLQEMLTIKSDDTVGRVKAYEAIVKGENIPEPSVPESFQVLLREMKSLALDVEVLSEEGDGLDLRDDEDDLLRAAEELGIDLSGVRARGEEAADESEDTLELEGEGGQTDESPAEQDAEYVEGES